In a single window of the Caulobacter soli genome:
- a CDS encoding ABC transporter ATP-binding protein, producing MTLLTIQDLSVSIGDKSILRGVSLVLDAGQVLGVVGESGSGKSMTALSILGLLPSGGQASGAITFEGHDLTGLSEAQLRRVRGARIGMVFQEPMTALNPVMTIGDQVAEVVRLHQGGSRKQALVAARRALDRVGLPAERFPLNRYPHELSGGQRQRVAIAIAIVLSPRLIIADEPTTALDVTTQAQILDLLRQLVREDGAALILVSHDLAVVAEIADRVAVMKDGQIVEQDDTAALFANLAHPYTRALAADAARVPVRRGTPDLAAPPVLEAKGVVRDYPGPRRFLRAGPAFRAVSEVSLAIRPGEIVGLVGESGCGKSTLLRTLLALEAPQGGQVELNGQAFSPSAPRALRRHVQVVFQDPHGSFDPRWTVERLIAEPLHLLDAKPTPAERRTKVEKVLTQVGLSAEAADRYPHQFSGGQRQRIAIARALIVEPSVIALDEAVSALDVTVRAEVLDLLAQLSDELGLAYLFVSHDMGVVRGLTDRVLVMKAGEIVEEGPTAQVFGNPKHPYTAQLIAATPDLQRALAARA from the coding sequence ATGACCCTGCTGACGATCCAGGACCTGTCGGTCTCCATCGGCGACAAGTCGATCCTGCGTGGCGTCTCCCTGGTCCTGGACGCCGGACAGGTGTTGGGCGTGGTCGGCGAGTCCGGCTCGGGCAAGTCGATGACGGCGCTCTCAATCCTGGGCCTGCTGCCGTCCGGCGGCCAAGCCTCGGGTGCGATCACGTTCGAAGGCCATGACCTTACAGGTCTATCCGAAGCGCAACTGCGCCGGGTGCGCGGCGCGCGGATCGGCATGGTCTTCCAGGAGCCGATGACGGCGCTCAATCCGGTCATGACCATCGGCGACCAGGTGGCCGAGGTCGTGCGCCTGCACCAGGGCGGCTCCCGCAAGCAGGCCTTGGTGGCGGCGCGGCGGGCGCTGGACCGCGTCGGCCTACCCGCCGAGCGTTTCCCGCTGAACCGCTATCCGCACGAGCTGTCGGGCGGCCAGCGCCAGCGCGTGGCCATCGCCATCGCCATCGTCCTGTCGCCCCGCCTGATCATCGCCGACGAGCCGACCACCGCCCTGGACGTCACCACCCAGGCGCAGATCCTGGACCTGCTGCGCCAGCTGGTGCGCGAGGACGGCGCGGCCCTGATCCTGGTCAGCCATGACCTGGCCGTGGTGGCCGAAATCGCCGACCGCGTGGCGGTGATGAAGGACGGCCAGATCGTCGAGCAGGACGACACCGCAGCCCTGTTCGCCAACCTGGCCCATCCCTACACTCGCGCCCTGGCCGCCGACGCCGCGCGCGTTCCGGTCCGACGCGGAACGCCAGACCTCGCCGCTCCGCCCGTGCTCGAAGCCAAGGGCGTGGTGCGCGACTATCCTGGCCCGCGCCGCTTCCTCCGCGCCGGACCAGCCTTCCGCGCGGTGTCCGAGGTCAGCCTGGCGATCCGCCCCGGCGAGATCGTCGGCCTGGTCGGCGAGTCCGGCTGCGGCAAGTCTACCCTGCTGCGCACCCTGCTGGCCCTGGAAGCGCCGCAAGGCGGACAGGTCGAGCTGAACGGCCAAGCGTTCTCGCCCTCCGCGCCACGCGCCTTGCGCCGCCATGTCCAGGTGGTGTTCCAGGATCCGCACGGCAGCTTCGATCCGCGCTGGACGGTGGAACGGCTGATCGCCGAGCCGCTGCACCTGCTCGACGCCAAGCCGACGCCCGCCGAACGCCGCACCAAGGTCGAAAAGGTCCTGACCCAGGTCGGCCTGTCCGCCGAGGCCGCCGACCGCTATCCGCACCAGTTCTCCGGCGGCCAGCGCCAGCGCATCGCCATCGCCCGCGCCCTGATCGTGGAGCCGTCCGTGATCGCCCTGGACGAGGCCGTCTCCGCCCTGGACGTCACCGTGCGCGCCGAGGTGCTGGACCTGCTGGCCCAGCTGTCGGACGAGCTGGGCCTGGCCTATCTGTTCGTCTCGCACGACATGGGCGTGGTGCGCGGCCTGACCGACCGGGTGCTGGTCATGAAGGCCGGCGAGATCGTCGAGGAAGGTCCGACCGCTCAGGTCTTCGGCAACCCCAAGCACCCCTATACGGCCCAATTGATCGCCGCGACGCCCGACCTGCAACGGGCCCTGGCCGCGCGAGCCTAG
- a CDS encoding ABC transporter permease, translated as MSRRPVSLIVGATIAALFVLAALGSLAWTPYDVAAFDIAHRLQGPSAAHWLGTDHFGRDTLSMVLAGARNALAVSLVAVLLGAGVGVPLGLLAAARRGWIDELVMRANDVIFAFPSLILAILLTAVLGPGAINAVIAIGVFNIPVFARLTRGAALSLWTRDYVLAARTAGKGQARISWEHILPGLLSILIVQATLQFSLGIIAEAGLSYIGLGAQPPAASWGRMLADAQTLISTSPLQAIFPGLAIVITVLGLNLLGDGLRDRLDPRLDGDR; from the coding sequence ATGAGCCGCCGCCCCGTCAGTCTCATCGTTGGCGCGACGATCGCGGCGCTGTTCGTGCTGGCCGCCCTGGGCTCGCTGGCCTGGACGCCCTACGACGTCGCCGCCTTCGACATCGCCCATCGTCTGCAAGGCCCTTCGGCCGCCCACTGGCTGGGCACGGACCACTTCGGGCGCGACACCCTGTCGATGGTCCTGGCCGGCGCCCGCAACGCCCTGGCCGTGTCGCTGGTGGCGGTGCTGCTGGGCGCCGGCGTCGGCGTGCCGCTGGGCCTGCTGGCGGCGGCCCGGCGCGGCTGGATCGACGAGTTGGTCATGCGCGCCAACGACGTGATCTTCGCCTTCCCCTCGCTGATCCTGGCCATCCTGTTGACCGCCGTGCTCGGCCCCGGCGCGATCAACGCCGTGATCGCCATCGGCGTGTTCAACATCCCGGTCTTCGCCCGCCTGACACGCGGCGCGGCGCTGTCCCTGTGGACCCGCGACTACGTGCTGGCCGCCCGCACGGCCGGCAAGGGCCAGGCGCGGATCTCGTGGGAGCACATCCTGCCGGGCCTGCTCAGCATCCTGATCGTCCAGGCCACCCTGCAATTTTCGCTGGGGATCATCGCCGAGGCCGGCCTGTCCTATATCGGCCTGGGCGCCCAGCCGCCGGCCGCAAGCTGGGGCCGGATGCTGGCCGACGCCCAGACCCTGATCAGCACCTCGCCGCTGCAGGCGATCTTCCCAGGCCTGGCCATCGTCATCACCGTTCTGGGCCTGAACCTTCTGGGCGACGGCCTGCGCGACCGGCTGGATCCGCGCCTGGACGGGGACCGCTGA
- a CDS encoding ABC transporter substrate-binding protein produces the protein MRLSRLFGAILAALTLVLVGAGGPAMAKDNLTLALQLEPPNLDPTSGAAVATDEVVYGNIFEGLVRLDRDGAIKPLLATYWEVAPDGLTYTFHLRGGVRFQDGTPFDARVVKFSLERALAPTSTNVQKEALSVIRQVEVVDPVTVRLHLSRADSNLLYVLAWGDTVMVSPKSAGSLATAPVGTGPFKFSGWRRGDAVTLVRNDGYWGAPAKLRQVTFKFIADPAAAFAAIKTHDVDAFPDYPAPENLAQLRADPSLKVIAASSEGEVILAINSRSGPLADVRVRRAIQHALDRRAIIDAAMYGYGTPIGSHFPPQNAAYVDLTGLYPHDVAKAKALLAQAGYPKGFTLTMKLPPPNYARRSGEIAASQLAAVGIKVKIENLEWAQWLDQVYGRHAFDLSVVSHAEPMDYGIYDKADYYFGYHSDAFHGLMEALKATTDEAQRTDILRQIQRKIADDVVNGFLFQFPRLGVFDAGLKDFWVNSPTQTVDLHAAYFDTPGSDGETATTKSSGVGGVLGIVAGFVVVAGLVALLARFGAAYLGGRAAVMAVTLLAASVVVFAIIQVVPGDPAAYMLGLNANPEAVANLRHQMGLEGPAPQRYLAWLLGMLHGDLGVSYTYQTPVAGLVAERLAVSLPLAMAAMALSVLIGAPIGALAAARRGGAADTTVMGLTQIGVAIPNFWFGVLLVMGFSMGLRWFSAGGFPGWDAGLWPALKALTLPSLALAVPQAAIIARVTRSALIDTLAEDYMRTARAKGLSSGQALWRHGLPNALIPLLTILGLQFPFLLAGSVIIENVFFLPGLGRLVLQAITQRDLIVVQGVVMVLVFAVIATTFLIDVAYVLVDPRLRGRNRS, from the coding sequence GTGAGACTGTCCAGGCTTTTCGGCGCGATCCTCGCCGCCCTGACGCTCGTCCTGGTGGGCGCGGGCGGGCCGGCTATGGCCAAGGACAACCTGACCCTGGCCTTGCAACTGGAACCGCCCAATCTCGACCCGACCTCGGGCGCGGCGGTGGCCACCGACGAGGTGGTCTACGGCAATATCTTCGAAGGCCTGGTCCGGCTGGACCGCGATGGCGCCATCAAGCCGTTGTTGGCGACATACTGGGAGGTCGCGCCCGACGGCCTGACCTACACCTTCCACCTGCGGGGCGGCGTGCGCTTCCAGGACGGGACGCCCTTCGACGCCCGCGTCGTCAAGTTCAGCCTGGAACGCGCCCTCGCCCCGACCTCGACCAACGTCCAGAAGGAGGCGCTGAGCGTCATCCGTCAGGTCGAGGTCGTCGATCCCGTCACCGTGCGGCTGCACCTGTCCCGGGCCGACAGCAACCTGCTCTACGTTCTGGCCTGGGGCGATACGGTCATGGTTTCGCCGAAGTCGGCCGGATCTCTAGCCACGGCGCCGGTCGGCACGGGTCCTTTCAAGTTCTCCGGCTGGCGGCGCGGCGACGCGGTGACCCTGGTCCGCAATGACGGCTACTGGGGCGCGCCGGCCAAACTGCGCCAGGTGACGTTCAAGTTCATCGCCGATCCGGCCGCCGCCTTCGCCGCGATCAAGACCCACGACGTCGACGCCTTCCCCGACTACCCCGCCCCCGAGAACCTGGCCCAGTTGCGCGCCGACCCGTCGCTGAAGGTCATCGCCGCGTCCAGCGAGGGCGAAGTGATCCTGGCGATCAACAGCCGCAGCGGACCGCTGGCCGATGTGCGCGTGCGGCGAGCCATCCAGCACGCCCTGGACCGTCGGGCGATCATCGACGCGGCCATGTATGGCTACGGCACGCCGATCGGCAGCCACTTCCCGCCGCAGAACGCCGCCTATGTCGACCTGACCGGCCTGTATCCGCACGACGTGGCCAAGGCCAAGGCGCTGCTGGCGCAGGCTGGCTACCCGAAAGGCTTCACCCTGACCATGAAGCTGCCACCGCCCAACTACGCCCGCCGCAGCGGCGAGATCGCCGCGTCGCAGCTGGCCGCCGTCGGCATCAAGGTGAAGATCGAGAACCTCGAATGGGCCCAGTGGCTGGACCAGGTCTACGGCCGCCACGCCTTCGACCTCAGCGTCGTCAGCCACGCCGAGCCCATGGACTACGGGATCTACGACAAGGCCGACTACTATTTCGGCTATCACAGCGACGCCTTTCACGGGCTGATGGAGGCCTTGAAGGCCACCACCGACGAGGCCCAGCGCACTGACATCCTCCGGCAGATCCAGCGCAAGATCGCCGACGACGTCGTCAACGGCTTCCTGTTCCAGTTCCCGCGCCTGGGTGTGTTTGACGCCGGCCTGAAGGACTTCTGGGTCAATTCGCCGACCCAGACCGTCGATCTCCACGCGGCCTATTTCGACACGCCAGGCTCAGATGGCGAAACCGCCACGACCAAGAGCAGCGGCGTGGGCGGCGTGCTCGGGATCGTAGCCGGCTTCGTCGTGGTCGCGGGCCTCGTCGCCCTGCTGGCCCGCTTCGGCGCGGCCTATCTGGGCGGCCGCGCGGCGGTGATGGCCGTGACCCTGCTGGCCGCCAGCGTTGTGGTCTTCGCCATCATCCAGGTCGTGCCCGGCGATCCGGCCGCCTACATGCTGGGCCTCAACGCCAATCCCGAAGCCGTGGCCAATCTGCGCCACCAGATGGGGCTGGAAGGTCCGGCGCCGCAGCGCTACCTGGCCTGGCTGCTGGGGATGCTGCACGGCGACCTGGGCGTCAGCTACACCTACCAGACGCCGGTGGCTGGCCTTGTCGCCGAGCGCCTGGCCGTCTCCCTGCCCCTGGCCATGGCGGCCATGGCGCTGTCGGTGCTGATCGGCGCGCCGATCGGCGCCCTCGCGGCGGCGCGGCGCGGCGGCGCGGCCGACACGACGGTGATGGGCCTGACCCAGATCGGCGTGGCCATTCCCAACTTCTGGTTCGGCGTCCTGCTGGTCATGGGCTTCTCGATGGGCCTGCGCTGGTTCTCGGCGGGCGGCTTTCCGGGCTGGGACGCGGGCCTGTGGCCGGCGCTCAAGGCCCTGACCCTGCCGTCGCTGGCCCTGGCTGTACCCCAGGCGGCGATCATCGCCCGCGTCACTCGCTCGGCCCTGATCGACACCCTGGCCGAGGACTACATGCGCACCGCCCGCGCCAAGGGCCTGTCGTCTGGCCAAGCCCTGTGGCGTCACGGCCTGCCCAACGCCCTGATCCCCCTGCTGACCATCCTGGGCCTGCAGTTCCCGTTTCTGCTGGCCGGCAGCGTGATCATCGAGAACGTCTTCTTCCTGCCGGGCCTGGGACGACTGGTGCTGCAAGCGATCACCCAGCGCGACCTGATCGTGGTGCAGGGCGTGGTCATGGTGCTGGTCTTCGCCGTGATCGCCACCACCTTCCTGATCGACGTGGCCTATGTGCTGGTCGATCCCCGGCTGCGCGGGAGGAACCGGTCATGA
- a CDS encoding tetratricopeptide repeat protein has protein sequence MRVDSLGNPVTASSDAALAAVNDFVEGFLAYETRAAGVLAAADADPASALLNAYAGMLWLLLESPEGPGLAAPYVAKAHAARPHAHPREQAAVDFLLAWFDDDIARAETIADAILAAWPNDLLILKLRQYHAFNRGDFAAMLRAAAGVAEANADNPHLHGMLAFAYEQCHLLDEAEASARRALALKRKEPWAQHALAHVMLTQGRIDEGALFLEGVRDTWTGLNSFMDTHLWWHLALFYLSQGRFDEALAAYDQHCWTQEKDYSQDQVGAVSLLARLELAGVDVGDRWSDVADHLVKRGEDVVQPFLTLQYLYGLARAGRAEADPLLAAVRRMASTAPNLTRAAWRDAALPAAEGLVAHARGDHEAAVQGLRTALPRLIEVGGSHAQRDFFEQIALDAAIRAGRLNEAQQTLELRRAFDPDGVPLNGALAQVYDRLGLPREAAKARARVERRLAALA, from the coding sequence ATGCGCGTCGACTCCCTGGGCAACCCCGTCACTGCTTCGTCCGACGCCGCCCTGGCGGCGGTGAACGACTTCGTCGAAGGCTTCCTGGCCTACGAGACCCGGGCCGCCGGCGTGCTGGCGGCGGCCGACGCCGATCCCGCCAGCGCCCTGCTCAACGCCTATGCCGGCATGCTGTGGCTGCTGCTGGAGTCGCCGGAAGGGCCAGGCCTCGCCGCGCCCTATGTCGCCAAGGCTCATGCCGCGCGCCCCCACGCCCATCCCCGTGAGCAGGCCGCGGTCGACTTCCTGCTGGCCTGGTTCGACGACGACATCGCCCGGGCCGAGACGATCGCCGACGCGATCCTCGCCGCCTGGCCCAACGACCTGCTGATCCTCAAGCTACGCCAGTACCACGCCTTCAATCGCGGCGATTTCGCCGCCATGCTCCGCGCGGCCGCCGGCGTGGCCGAGGCCAACGCCGACAATCCGCACCTGCACGGCATGCTGGCCTTCGCCTACGAGCAGTGCCACCTGCTGGACGAGGCCGAAGCCTCGGCGCGGCGAGCCCTGGCGCTGAAGCGCAAGGAACCTTGGGCTCAGCACGCCCTGGCCCATGTGATGCTGACCCAGGGCCGCATCGACGAGGGCGCGCTGTTCCTTGAGGGCGTGCGCGACACCTGGACCGGCCTGAACTCGTTCATGGACACCCATCTGTGGTGGCACCTGGCGCTGTTCTATCTGAGCCAAGGCCGGTTCGACGAAGCCCTGGCCGCCTACGACCAGCATTGCTGGACCCAGGAGAAGGACTACTCCCAGGACCAGGTCGGGGCGGTTTCGCTGCTGGCCCGGCTGGAATTAGCCGGCGTCGATGTCGGCGACCGCTGGAGCGATGTGGCCGACCACTTGGTCAAGCGCGGCGAGGACGTGGTTCAGCCGTTCCTGACCCTGCAATATCTATACGGCCTGGCCCGCGCTGGCCGGGCCGAGGCCGATCCTTTGCTGGCGGCCGTGCGCCGCATGGCGAGCACAGCGCCCAACCTCACCCGCGCGGCTTGGCGCGACGCGGCCCTGCCCGCCGCCGAAGGTCTGGTCGCCCATGCGCGCGGCGACCACGAAGCCGCCGTCCAGGGCCTGCGCACCGCCCTGCCCCGGTTGATCGAGGTCGGCGGCAGCCACGCCCAGCGCGACTTCTTCGAACAGATCGCCCTGGACGCCGCGATCCGCGCCGGCCGACTTAACGAGGCGCAACAGACGCTCGAGTTGCGCCGCGCCTTCGATCCGGACGGCGTGCCGTTGAACGGCGCCTTGGCGCAGGTCTATGACCGCCTGGGCCTGCCGCGCGAGGCGGCCAAGGCCCGCGCGCGCGTCGAGCGCCGACTGGCGGCCCTGGCGTGA
- a CDS encoding alpha/beta fold hydrolase: MIKILLSVLGGVIALVVVAGFVGWLLLRGPDIPYETLEAKYATAASHYADLPGGVHLHYKDQGKADGPVLVLVHGFGDSHFSWDGWVARLSDRYRIITVDLPGHGLTRAPAGYVASADGFAELIDALAAKLALPKFAIAGNSMGGGVAWQTTVRYPDRVDALILADAAGWPSETLKKPPLAFKLLQYSWGRAFLRSIDNAPLIRSGLRGEVGDPAVITDAFIARWAELQRAPGHRAILMSIQPGKHSQATKEALSTIKVPTLVLWGETDPLIEVASAHKFAEAIPGAQLIIYPKVGHLPQVEIPQRTADDVAAFLAAHPTK, from the coding sequence ATGATCAAGATCCTGTTGTCGGTGCTGGGCGGCGTGATCGCGCTGGTCGTGGTCGCCGGCTTTGTCGGCTGGCTGCTGCTGCGCGGGCCCGACATTCCCTATGAGACGCTGGAGGCCAAGTACGCCACGGCCGCCTCGCACTACGCCGACCTGCCGGGCGGCGTTCACCTGCACTACAAGGACCAGGGCAAGGCCGACGGTCCGGTGCTGGTGCTGGTCCACGGCTTTGGCGACTCGCACTTCTCGTGGGACGGCTGGGTCGCGCGCCTTTCCGATCGCTACCGGATCATCACCGTCGACCTGCCCGGGCACGGCCTGACCCGCGCTCCGGCCGGCTACGTCGCCAGCGCCGACGGCTTCGCCGAGCTGATCGACGCCCTGGCCGCCAAGTTGGCCCTGCCCAAGTTCGCCATCGCCGGCAACTCGATGGGCGGCGGCGTGGCCTGGCAGACGACCGTGCGCTATCCCGACCGCGTCGACGCCCTGATCCTGGCCGACGCCGCCGGCTGGCCGTCCGAAACCCTGAAGAAGCCGCCGCTGGCCTTCAAGCTGCTGCAATATTCATGGGGCCGGGCCTTCCTGCGTTCGATCGACAACGCGCCGCTGATCCGCTCGGGTCTGCGCGGCGAGGTCGGCGATCCGGCCGTGATCACCGACGCCTTCATCGCCCGCTGGGCCGAACTGCAGCGCGCGCCGGGCCACCGCGCCATTCTGATGTCGATCCAGCCGGGCAAGCACAGCCAGGCGACCAAGGAAGCGCTGTCGACGATCAAGGTCCCGACCCTGGTGCTGTGGGGCGAGACCGATCCCCTGATCGAGGTCGCCAGCGCCCATAAGTTCGCCGAGGCGATCCCGGGCGCCCAGCTGATCATCTATCCGAAGGTCGGCCACCTGCCCCAGGTGGAGATTCCGCAGCGTACGGCTGACGACGTCGCCGCCTTCCTGGCCGCTCACCCGACCAAGTGA
- a CDS encoding TonB-dependent receptor — protein MIKRLLIGAATGAIATAFAAGAYAQATNNTELEQVVVTAQRREQSAQDVGIALSVISGEQLAARGVTNVNQLQYQTPSLEVTPAFGGGQPQFRLRGVGFDDYATNNTPTVGVYVDEVAYPVPAATQGVLYDIDRVEVLRGPQGTLYGRNTTGGAINFITNRPTDHLSAGVTAEYGRFDSAKVEGFVSGPISDTLKGRLSAVTEQGGAWQKNRVTGEKLGDADRSAVRGQLDWTPTDKVDVLASAHYGRDKSDGQGLYLLNVPGQVGDTKYNATGWGPSATFAALAGVSPGEKPSRDNESGGGSITANVDLGFAKLTSISSYEKLKRRELNDWDAKSTSESDTFWGSDVDVYSQEVRLASKDAGPLNWVAGAYYSHQKLDETFLTDFTQSLGFITNTSYSQKVESISGFGQGEYAITPRFKAILGLRYEHEERDLENFATKIGGAPLFTNGDRHTSLNELSGKAGVEFQADDNVLLYANVSRGVKSGGFTVYNSPQADQINAFKPEVLWAYETGFKGDLARNLRLNGSVFYYDYRDQQVLGVVINPANGAIGRITNAPKSEIYGGELELQWTPFHGLQITQTASYKKGSYKTFDDVDASSAVQDPVTHLWSAKTIDKSGVALDFPRISYGGTVSYTWAVGDFDVQAATDYAYRDKSPSFLGTEYTVASYWLANANLTIQPKDGPWSLGLWGRNIFNEKYDVTRNYFLTSAKVGAAGRPATYGVRASYAF, from the coding sequence ATGATCAAGCGTCTTCTCATTGGGGCCGCCACCGGCGCGATCGCCACCGCCTTCGCGGCCGGCGCCTATGCCCAGGCGACCAACAACACCGAACTGGAGCAGGTGGTCGTCACCGCCCAGCGCCGCGAACAGTCCGCCCAGGACGTCGGCATCGCCCTTTCGGTGATCTCCGGGGAACAGTTGGCCGCGCGCGGCGTGACCAATGTCAACCAGTTGCAGTACCAAACGCCCAGTCTGGAAGTCACGCCAGCCTTCGGCGGCGGCCAGCCGCAGTTCCGCCTGCGCGGCGTGGGCTTCGACGACTACGCCACCAACAACACCCCGACCGTCGGCGTCTATGTCGATGAAGTGGCCTATCCCGTGCCGGCCGCCACCCAGGGCGTGCTCTACGACATCGACCGCGTGGAAGTGCTGCGCGGTCCGCAAGGCACGCTCTACGGCCGCAACACCACGGGCGGCGCGATCAACTTCATCACCAACCGCCCGACCGACCACCTGTCGGCCGGCGTCACCGCCGAGTACGGCCGCTTCGACAGCGCCAAGGTCGAGGGCTTCGTCTCCGGTCCGATCAGCGACACCCTGAAGGGCCGTCTGTCGGCGGTGACCGAACAGGGCGGAGCCTGGCAGAAGAACCGCGTCACCGGCGAGAAGCTCGGCGACGCCGACCGTTCGGCCGTCCGCGGCCAGCTGGACTGGACCCCGACCGACAAGGTCGACGTGCTGGCCAGCGCCCATTACGGCCGCGACAAGTCGGACGGCCAGGGCCTCTATCTGCTCAACGTGCCTGGCCAGGTCGGCGACACCAAGTACAACGCCACCGGCTGGGGTCCTTCCGCGACCTTCGCCGCCCTGGCGGGCGTCTCGCCCGGCGAAAAGCCCTCGCGTGACAACGAGTCGGGCGGCGGCTCGATCACCGCCAATGTCGACCTGGGCTTCGCCAAGCTGACCAGCATCAGCTCGTACGAAAAGCTCAAGCGCCGCGAACTGAACGACTGGGACGCCAAGTCGACCTCGGAGTCCGACACGTTCTGGGGCAGCGACGTCGACGTCTATTCGCAGGAAGTCCGCCTGGCCTCCAAGGACGCGGGCCCGCTCAACTGGGTGGCCGGCGCCTACTACAGCCACCAGAAGCTGGACGAGACCTTCCTCACCGATTTCACCCAAAGCCTGGGGTTCATCACCAACACGTCCTACAGCCAGAAGGTCGAGTCGATCAGCGGCTTTGGCCAGGGCGAATACGCCATCACGCCGCGCTTCAAGGCCATTCTGGGCCTGCGTTACGAGCACGAAGAGCGCGACCTGGAGAACTTCGCCACCAAGATCGGCGGCGCGCCGCTGTTCACCAACGGCGACCGTCACACCTCGCTGAACGAGCTGTCCGGCAAGGCGGGCGTGGAGTTCCAAGCCGACGACAACGTCCTGCTCTACGCCAATGTCAGCCGCGGCGTGAAGTCGGGCGGCTTCACCGTCTACAACTCGCCCCAGGCTGACCAGATCAACGCCTTCAAGCCCGAAGTGCTCTGGGCCTATGAAACCGGCTTCAAGGGTGATCTGGCGCGCAACCTGCGCCTGAACGGTTCGGTCTTCTACTACGACTACCGCGATCAACAGGTGCTGGGCGTGGTCATCAACCCGGCCAACGGCGCCATCGGCCGGATCACCAACGCGCCGAAGTCCGAGATCTACGGCGGTGAGCTGGAGCTGCAGTGGACCCCGTTCCACGGTCTGCAGATCACCCAGACGGCCAGCTACAAGAAGGGCAGCTACAAGACCTTCGACGACGTCGACGCCAGCTCGGCGGTCCAGGATCCGGTCACCCACCTGTGGTCGGCCAAGACCATCGACAAGTCGGGCGTGGCCCTGGACTTCCCGCGCATCAGCTACGGCGGCACGGTCAGCTACACCTGGGCAGTCGGAGACTTCGACGTCCAGGCCGCCACGGACTACGCTTATCGCGACAAGTCGCCGTCGTTCCTCGGCACGGAGTACACCGTGGCCTCCTACTGGCTGGCCAACGCGAACCTGACGATCCAACCCAAGGATGGCCCGTGGAGCCTGGGTCTGTGGGGCCGCAACATCTTCAACGAGAAGTATGACGTCACCCGCAACTACTTCCTGACCTCGGCGAAGGTCGGGGCGGCTGGTCGGCCGGCGACCTATGGCGTCCGCGCCAGCTACGCGTTCTAG
- a CDS encoding aspartate aminotransferase family protein, whose translation MSKANAPSLDAYWMPFTANRQFKAEPRLLSSAQGMYYADPEGRQVLDGTAGLWCVNAGHGRPEIAEAASRQLLELDYAPSFQMGHPVAFQFAEALAAIAPGGPESGLDRVFFANSGSEAVDSALKIALAYQRAIGQGTRTRLIGRERGYHGVGFGGISVGGLVNNRRAFPTLNGADHLRHTHDLERNAFSTGLPEHGADLADDLERLVALHGAETIAAVIVEPVAGSAGVLLPPKGYLERLRTICDRYGILLIFDEVITGFGRLGTPFAVDYFGVIPDLVTTAKGITNGAVPLGAVFASRKVHDALMTGPDAAIELFHGYTYSGHPVACAAGLATLEIYRREGLLTRAAQTAEVWTQAIGGLRASPHVIDIRTIGLMAGIELASRPGEPGKRAYDVFTDCFRNGLLVRVTGDIIALSPPLIADASHIEELVTKLGAALERVA comes from the coding sequence ATGTCCAAAGCCAACGCTCCAAGTCTCGACGCCTACTGGATGCCCTTCACCGCCAATCGGCAGTTCAAGGCCGAGCCGCGCCTGCTGTCCTCGGCGCAAGGCATGTACTACGCAGACCCCGAAGGCCGACAGGTTCTGGACGGCACGGCGGGTCTTTGGTGCGTTAACGCGGGCCACGGCCGACCCGAAATCGCCGAGGCGGCGTCGCGGCAACTGCTGGAACTGGACTACGCGCCGTCGTTCCAGATGGGGCATCCGGTGGCCTTCCAGTTCGCCGAGGCCCTGGCGGCGATCGCGCCGGGCGGCCCCGAGTCGGGCCTGGATCGCGTATTCTTCGCCAATTCCGGCTCCGAGGCCGTCGACAGCGCCTTGAAGATCGCCTTGGCCTACCAGCGGGCGATCGGGCAGGGCACCCGCACCCGGCTGATCGGGCGCGAGCGTGGCTATCACGGCGTGGGCTTCGGCGGCATCTCGGTGGGCGGGCTGGTCAACAATCGCCGAGCGTTCCCGACCCTGAACGGCGCCGATCATCTTCGCCACACGCACGACCTGGAGCGCAACGCCTTCTCGACGGGCCTGCCCGAGCACGGCGCGGATCTGGCGGATGATCTGGAACGCCTGGTCGCCCTGCACGGCGCGGAGACGATCGCGGCGGTGATCGTCGAGCCCGTCGCCGGCTCGGCCGGCGTGCTGTTGCCGCCGAAGGGTTATCTGGAACGGTTGCGGACGATCTGCGACCGTTATGGGATCCTGCTGATCTTCGACGAGGTGATCACGGGCTTTGGCCGGCTGGGGACACCTTTCGCCGTCGACTATTTCGGAGTCATTCCGGATCTCGTCACGACCGCGAAGGGGATCACCAACGGCGCCGTGCCGCTCGGCGCGGTGTTCGCCAGCCGCAAGGTGCATGACGCCCTGATGACGGGTCCGGACGCGGCGATCGAGCTCTTCCACGGCTACACCTATTCCGGCCATCCCGTCGCCTGCGCGGCCGGCCTGGCGACGCTCGAGATTTACAGGCGCGAAGGTCTTCTGACGCGCGCCGCCCAGACCGCCGAGGTCTGGACCCAGGCGATCGGCGGCCTGAGGGCTTCGCCGCACGTCATCGACATCCGCACGATCGGCCTGATGGCCGGGATCGAGCTGGCGTCGCGACCCGGCGAGCCCGGCAAGCGCGCCTATGACGTCTTCACCGACTGTTTCCGCAACGGACTGCTGGTCCGGGTCACGGGCGACATCATCGCGCTGTCGCCGCCCCTGATCGCGGATGCGAGCCATATCGAGGAACTGGTGACGAAGCTGGGGGCGGCCCTGGAGCGCGTGGCTTAA